From a region of the Thermomicrobium roseum DSM 5159 genome:
- a CDS encoding amidohydrolase family protein, whose amino-acid sequence MIPVVDAHVHIFPPDIVRSRAAYCERDRWFGLLYGNPRARLVTAEELANSMEEAGINISIAAGFPWADSGLCAYHNDYLAEASRASGGRIAWLATVVPHHRSAPAEAVRSFAAGACGIGELNADAQGFDWSEPDQLTEMVEVCRAAGRPIMAHVSEPLGHDYPGKGTAWPQRFVRFLERFPEIVVVAAHWGGGLPFYELMPEVAAVTRNLVYDSAASTYLYRFSVFRVVVDLVGVERVLFASDFPVLKQGRFLERVRRESGLTEQELVLVLSENARRVYRLTLPSERDAR is encoded by the coding sequence ATGATCCCGGTCGTCGATGCGCATGTCCATATCTTCCCGCCGGACATCGTCCGAAGCCGGGCCGCATACTGCGAGCGAGACCGTTGGTTCGGACTCCTCTACGGTAACCCGCGGGCTCGTCTCGTCACGGCGGAGGAACTCGCCAACTCGATGGAGGAGGCGGGAATAAACATTTCGATTGCGGCTGGCTTTCCCTGGGCCGATTCAGGACTCTGCGCCTATCACAACGACTATCTAGCCGAAGCTTCCCGTGCGAGCGGGGGGAGAATCGCCTGGTTGGCGACGGTCGTCCCGCACCATCGCTCGGCTCCTGCGGAGGCGGTCCGCAGTTTTGCGGCCGGGGCGTGCGGAATCGGGGAGCTGAACGCGGATGCCCAAGGCTTCGACTGGTCAGAACCCGACCAGCTGACCGAAATGGTCGAAGTATGCCGTGCGGCAGGGCGACCGATCATGGCTCACGTCAGTGAGCCCCTGGGCCATGACTATCCTGGAAAGGGGACCGCCTGGCCGCAACGTTTTGTGCGCTTCCTCGAACGCTTTCCCGAGATAGTCGTCGTGGCGGCCCATTGGGGTGGAGGCTTGCCGTTCTACGAACTCATGCCAGAGGTTGCCGCGGTGACGCGCAATCTGGTCTATGACTCGGCTGCCAGCACGTATCTCTATCGGTTTTCCGTGTTCCGTGTTGTCGTTGACCTCGTGGGTGTCGAACGGGTGCTATTTGCGAGCGACTTTCCGGTCTTGAAGCAAGGCCGTTTTCTCGAACGAGTGCGAAGGGAAAGCGGTTTGACGGAACAGGAACTCGTTCTCGTTCTCAGCGAGAACGCTCGACGCGTTTATCGTCTGACTCTCCCTTCCGAGAGGGATGCCCGGTGA
- the ruvA gene encoding Holliday junction branch migration protein RuvA: protein MIRGVRGTLVAKRSGEVLVDVQGVTFRVQTSATTLQELGEPGDLVSLVTHLIVREDELALYGFATEAELELFLSLLAVSGVGPRGALNLLSLAAPDRLTEWIRGERIEELARAPGIGKKTASRIVLELRGRLPALTEVQAGEPIDQELVAALQALGYTAQEARQAATHPEVRRAPSLEERIVAALRQLAPP, encoded by the coding sequence GTGATTCGGGGAGTGCGTGGTACGCTGGTCGCGAAACGTTCTGGCGAAGTTCTCGTCGACGTTCAGGGTGTGACCTTTCGCGTCCAAACGTCAGCGACCACGTTGCAAGAACTCGGCGAGCCCGGAGACCTGGTGTCGTTGGTCACGCACCTGATCGTGCGCGAGGATGAGCTTGCGCTCTACGGATTCGCGACCGAAGCGGAGCTGGAGCTGTTTCTTTCGCTCTTGGCTGTGAGCGGCGTCGGACCACGTGGGGCATTGAACTTACTTTCCTTGGCAGCACCGGATCGGTTGACCGAGTGGATTCGTGGAGAGCGGATCGAGGAACTCGCTCGCGCACCAGGTATCGGGAAGAAGACCGCCAGCCGCATCGTGCTCGAGTTGCGGGGTCGCTTACCTGCACTCACCGAGGTGCAGGCGGGGGAGCCGATCGACCAGGAACTGGTCGCCGCGCTCCAAGCGCTCGGCTATACGGCGCAGGAGGCACGGCAAGCCGCAACGCATCCCGAGGTGCGGCGTGCCCCGTCCCTCGAGGAGCGTATCGTCGCTGCGCTCCGTCAGTTGGCACCACCCTGA
- a CDS encoding response regulator transcription factor encodes MRRRLVLLVDGDPVIQRLLRATLTTRGYSLVVAATAEAALGALDRHEPDLVLLDIVLPDRCGFELLQDIRLRSAVPVIIVSARAAPDDRIRGFELGADDFVAKPFYLDELVARIEAVLRRTSPTVDRSPLLQYDRVTIDLANRRVFVDGQEVRLSRTEWSLLEQLARQPGRVVRHSELLSHVWGPEFIRETYYLRTWVSRLRAKLRDDEEPHRIIQTRPGLGYRLADPAVPVTA; translated from the coding sequence ATGCGGAGGCGACTCGTCCTTCTCGTCGACGGTGATCCGGTCATCCAGCGTTTGCTCCGGGCTACCTTGACGACGCGCGGCTACAGCCTCGTCGTCGCGGCGACGGCAGAGGCGGCATTGGGCGCGCTCGATCGGCATGAGCCGGATCTCGTGCTCCTGGATATCGTGCTTCCGGATCGCTGCGGGTTCGAATTACTGCAGGATATCCGCCTGCGGTCAGCCGTGCCGGTGATCATCGTCAGCGCTCGCGCCGCTCCGGACGATCGCATCCGAGGGTTCGAGTTGGGTGCCGATGACTTCGTTGCCAAGCCGTTTTATCTCGATGAACTCGTCGCGCGCATCGAGGCAGTCCTGCGCCGTACCTCTCCAACTGTGGATCGGTCACCACTCTTGCAATACGATCGCGTGACGATCGACCTGGCGAATCGACGCGTCTTCGTCGATGGCCAGGAAGTCCGACTCAGCCGAACCGAGTGGTCGCTCCTGGAACAGTTGGCCCGTCAACCCGGTCGGGTGGTGCGCCACAGTGAACTCCTCAGTCATGTCTGGGGGCCGGAGTTCATTCGCGAGACCTATTACCTGCGCACGTGGGTGAGCCGGTTGCGGGCTAAACTGCGCGACGACGAGGAGCCGCATCGCATCATCCAGACCCGGCCGGGACTCGGCTATCGGCTGGCCGACCCAGCTGTTCCCGTCACGGCGTGA
- the ilvN gene encoding acetolactate synthase small subunit encodes MVSVRSHTLVVLVEDKPGVMNRIVSLFRQRGFNIDSIAVGHSETPGLSRITLVAQGDDRKIEQLVKQLYKILEVIKITDVTDENLIQRELALIKVTATDRNRSDIMRLVTDVYQARIVDATPDSLIVEVTGPPDKIDSLITMVRSYGIKEIARSGVIAMARGARVVATTPQPVVA; translated from the coding sequence ATGGTGAGCGTGCGGAGCCATACGCTGGTCGTCTTGGTCGAAGACAAGCCGGGTGTCATGAACCGGATCGTCAGCCTGTTCCGCCAGCGCGGATTCAATATCGACTCGATCGCCGTCGGCCACTCGGAGACGCCCGGCTTGTCCCGTATCACGCTCGTCGCGCAGGGTGACGATCGCAAGATCGAACAACTGGTCAAACAGCTGTACAAGATCCTCGAAGTGATCAAGATTACCGATGTGACGGACGAAAACTTGATTCAACGCGAACTCGCCTTGATCAAGGTCACAGCGACGGACCGGAATCGTAGCGACATCATGCGCTTGGTCACGGACGTCTATCAGGCGCGCATCGTGGACGCGACTCCCGATTCGCTCATCGTCGAGGTCACCGGACCACCGGATAAGATCGATTCTTTGATTACGATGGTGCGGTCTTACGGGATCAAGGAGATCGCCCGCTCCGGCGTCATCGCCATGGCCCGCGGTGCGCGAGTGGTTGCGACAACTCCACAGCCCGTTGTAGCATGA
- the ilvC gene encoding ketol-acid reductoisomerase, whose amino-acid sequence MATIYYDSDADLAYLAGKTVAVLGYGSQGHAHAQNLRDSGVQVVVGLHEGSRSRERAKSDGFEVLTPREAAARGDIISMLMPDHVQKGVYEESVAPELRPGKLLMFAHGFNIHYGRIVPPPDVDVAMVAPKSPGHILRDLYVQGIGVPALVAVHQDASGQAKQIALAYAKGLGCTKAGVIETTFKEETETDLFGEQAVLCGGVSHLIQAGFETLVEAGYQPEVAYFEVLNELKLIVDLIYEGGLKFMRYSVSDTAEYGDYVSGPKVIDDHVRETMHKLLQDIQTGRFAQQWIAENEAGRPNFYRMRQEHLQHPIEEVGDRLRAMMPWLKRREIPS is encoded by the coding sequence ATGGCGACAATCTATTACGACTCGGATGCCGATCTCGCGTACCTCGCTGGCAAGACTGTCGCCGTTTTGGGTTATGGAAGTCAGGGTCACGCCCATGCCCAGAACTTACGTGACAGTGGCGTCCAGGTGGTGGTCGGCCTGCACGAGGGAAGCCGCAGCCGCGAGCGAGCAAAGTCCGACGGCTTCGAGGTTCTCACTCCACGCGAAGCGGCCGCTCGTGGCGACATTATCTCCATGCTGATGCCTGACCACGTCCAGAAGGGCGTCTACGAGGAGAGCGTTGCGCCGGAGCTCCGTCCAGGAAAACTCCTCATGTTCGCTCATGGTTTTAACATTCACTATGGGCGCATCGTGCCGCCGCCGGACGTCGATGTCGCGATGGTCGCACCGAAGAGCCCAGGGCACATCTTGCGCGATCTGTATGTCCAGGGGATCGGCGTACCCGCACTCGTTGCCGTCCACCAGGACGCCAGTGGCCAGGCCAAGCAGATCGCGCTGGCGTATGCGAAGGGGCTCGGCTGCACCAAAGCAGGTGTCATCGAGACAACGTTCAAAGAAGAGACGGAGACTGACCTCTTCGGCGAACAAGCGGTACTCTGTGGTGGCGTCAGTCACCTGATCCAAGCCGGCTTCGAGACGCTGGTCGAAGCAGGATACCAGCCGGAGGTGGCCTACTTCGAGGTCCTGAACGAACTCAAGCTGATCGTCGATCTGATCTACGAGGGCGGCCTCAAGTTCATGCGCTACTCGGTCAGCGATACCGCGGAGTATGGTGACTACGTGAGCGGCCCCAAAGTCATCGACGACCATGTGCGCGAAACGATGCACAAGCTCCTGCAGGATATCCAGACGGGACGTTTCGCTCAGCAATGGATCGCCGAGAACGAGGCTGGTCGTCCTAACTTCTACCGAATGCGCCAGGAGCATCTGCAACACCCGATCGAGGAAGTGGGTGACCGCCTCCGAGCGATGATGCCCTGGCTCAAGCGACGCGAAATTCCGTCCTGA
- a CDS encoding polyribonucleotide nucleotidyltransferase: MPPIIHERSIEIAGRLLTIETGRVAEQADGAVLVRYGETVVLTTVVGAKQPVEGIDFFPLTVEYEEKMYAAGKIPGGFFRREGKPSEAAILAARLTDRPIRPLFPKGYRNEVQVISTVLSADQENEPDVLSIIGASAALTLSDIPWYGPVGAVRIGELDGELVINPTSHQLLESRMDIVVAGTADAILMVEGQANEISEDRFIEAVVRAHQEIKRIVAVQLELQAVAGKPKREFVPPQENVELKQQIADYLGDRLREAVFNPDKTLRVQATAALREEVIAHFVPNEPLAIGTPQSGLPTAKEVGDLFDSLVKELVRRTILEQGERPDGRKPDEIREIWIQVGLLPRPHGSALFTRGQTQVLTVCTLGTKEEEQFLDSLGIEETKRYMHHYNFPPFSTGEIRRLRGPSRRDIGHGALAERALLAVLPSEDEFPYTMRLVSEVLSSNGSTSMASVCGSSLALMDAGVPIRKPVAGVAMGLVTDQTTGRYTILTDIQGIEDALGDMDFKVAGTRDGITAIQMDIKVMGITPEIMRDALEQARRGRLFILDKMSEVIDAPRPEMSPYAPRILRIKIKPEQIGEVIGPGGRVIRAIQEQTGTKISIEEDGTVFISAANEDAARRAVREIERLTRVPEVGEIFYGRVVTIIPSGAFVEILPGKDGFLHISEIAPERVRSVEDVLKVGQEINVMVIGVRPDGKINLSRKALLEKEAAERAATAQAPADGRSHQPRAPQRPSGTAQPERRPGPPTPRRPEQRGPSRPPRPQAQRSTPPPGQYRIGDRLKELLGEDEPN; this comes from the coding sequence ATGCCACCGATCATCCATGAGCGCTCCATCGAGATTGCCGGTCGTCTCCTGACGATCGAAACTGGCCGGGTAGCGGAGCAAGCTGATGGTGCCGTCCTCGTGCGCTACGGCGAAACCGTCGTCTTGACGACGGTGGTCGGCGCAAAACAGCCGGTCGAAGGAATCGACTTCTTCCCCTTGACGGTCGAGTACGAAGAGAAAATGTACGCCGCTGGCAAAATACCCGGCGGCTTCTTCAGACGCGAGGGTAAGCCATCCGAGGCCGCGATTCTCGCCGCCCGGCTCACCGACCGCCCGATCCGTCCCCTGTTTCCCAAAGGCTATCGGAACGAGGTCCAAGTCATTTCGACGGTTCTCTCTGCCGATCAAGAGAACGAACCAGATGTCCTCTCCATCATCGGTGCGTCAGCTGCCCTCACTTTGTCCGACATCCCTTGGTACGGGCCAGTCGGTGCCGTCCGAATCGGCGAACTCGATGGTGAGTTAGTGATCAACCCAACGAGCCATCAGCTCCTCGAAAGCCGGATGGACATCGTTGTCGCTGGCACGGCCGATGCCATCCTGATGGTCGAAGGGCAGGCGAACGAGATCTCGGAAGACCGCTTTATCGAAGCTGTTGTCCGAGCGCATCAGGAGATCAAGCGGATCGTTGCTGTGCAGCTCGAACTCCAGGCTGTGGCTGGCAAACCGAAACGAGAATTCGTGCCACCGCAAGAAAATGTCGAGCTCAAACAGCAGATCGCCGACTATCTCGGTGATCGGCTGCGTGAGGCTGTCTTCAATCCAGACAAGACACTGCGTGTCCAGGCGACCGCTGCACTGCGCGAGGAAGTCATCGCTCACTTCGTTCCGAACGAACCACTGGCCATTGGCACTCCCCAGTCTGGTCTCCCGACCGCAAAGGAAGTGGGCGACTTGTTCGATTCCCTGGTCAAGGAACTGGTGCGCCGCACGATCCTCGAACAGGGCGAACGCCCCGATGGTCGCAAGCCGGACGAAATCCGCGAGATCTGGATCCAGGTCGGTCTGCTTCCGCGACCGCATGGCTCTGCACTGTTCACGCGCGGCCAAACGCAAGTCCTCACGGTCTGTACGCTGGGAACCAAAGAAGAGGAACAATTCCTCGATTCCCTGGGAATCGAGGAAACCAAGCGCTACATGCACCACTACAACTTTCCACCCTTCAGCACTGGTGAAATCCGGCGGCTGCGTGGTCCGAGCAGGCGAGACATCGGCCACGGCGCTCTGGCCGAGCGCGCTCTTCTGGCTGTCCTACCGAGCGAAGACGAATTTCCTTACACGATGCGACTCGTCTCGGAAGTTCTCAGCTCCAACGGCTCGACCTCGATGGCCAGCGTCTGCGGCTCCAGTCTCGCCTTGATGGATGCCGGTGTCCCTATCCGCAAGCCGGTCGCCGGCGTCGCGATGGGACTCGTTACCGATCAGACGACCGGCCGCTACACCATTCTCACTGACATCCAGGGAATCGAAGATGCCCTCGGCGACATGGACTTCAAGGTTGCAGGCACGCGCGACGGAATCACCGCCATTCAAATGGATATCAAGGTGATGGGAATCACTCCCGAGATCATGCGCGACGCGCTCGAGCAAGCGCGCCGCGGTCGTCTCTTCATCCTCGACAAGATGTCCGAGGTGATCGACGCCCCCCGTCCGGAGATGTCGCCGTATGCACCACGCATCCTGCGGATCAAGATCAAGCCCGAACAGATCGGCGAAGTGATCGGGCCGGGCGGACGAGTCATCCGCGCCATCCAGGAGCAAACCGGAACCAAGATCTCGATCGAAGAGGATGGCACTGTCTTCATCAGTGCTGCCAACGAGGACGCTGCGCGACGCGCTGTTCGGGAAATCGAGCGGCTCACCCGGGTGCCGGAGGTCGGCGAAATCTTCTACGGCCGCGTGGTCACCATCATCCCCTCCGGCGCCTTCGTCGAGATCCTTCCCGGCAAGGACGGCTTCCTCCACATTTCAGAGATCGCTCCCGAGCGGGTCCGCTCAGTGGAGGATGTCCTCAAGGTCGGACAAGAGATCAACGTCATGGTCATCGGTGTCCGCCCGGACGGCAAGATCAACCTTTCCCGCAAAGCTCTCCTGGAGAAGGAAGCGGCAGAACGTGCCGCCACAGCACAAGCACCAGCCGATGGGCGAAGCCACCAGCCGCGAGCACCTCAGCGGCCGAGTGGAACGGCTCAGCCTGAGCGACGCCCTGGTCCTCCAACACCCCGGCGACCGGAACAGCGTGGTCCGAGCCGCCCACCACGACCACAAGCTCAGCGTTCCACCCCACCACCTGGTCAATACCGCATCGGAGACCGCCTCAAGGAACTTCTGGGGGAAGACGAACCGAATTGA
- a CDS encoding Stp1/IreP family PP2C-type Ser/Thr phosphatase has protein sequence MSTRTRIRETTLLVGAATDPGPVREQNEDAVLITDPASPEAQECGVLLAVADGMGGYRGGEVAAQLAVETLRSQFYAAPVQPTEIAKRLEQAFRAANERIYREWEPQGETHLMGTTLVAAVIRGDSLTVANVGDSRAYLVRARRATQITRDHSLVAEQVEAGLLTPDEARGSSYRNVITRALGYRPRVDIDIFEVRLMSDDRIVLTTDGVHDVVKDDEIASVVLAESPERAARTLVEKALASGTQDNATAVVAWLKPADLPVEPSPAAEESSSRWMIVLLIIGLLVFIALIGVILVLGPGG, from the coding sequence GTGAGTACCCGCACAAGGATTCGAGAGACCACACTGTTGGTCGGAGCTGCGACCGATCCCGGACCGGTGCGCGAACAGAACGAGGATGCGGTCCTGATCACCGATCCGGCTTCGCCAGAGGCTCAGGAGTGTGGCGTCCTTTTGGCCGTAGCCGATGGGATGGGCGGGTATCGCGGTGGTGAGGTCGCTGCGCAGCTCGCGGTGGAGACGCTGCGCTCGCAGTTCTACGCTGCACCTGTCCAGCCAACCGAGATCGCGAAACGGCTGGAACAAGCCTTCCGGGCTGCCAACGAGCGAATCTATCGAGAATGGGAACCGCAGGGCGAAACGCATCTCATGGGAACGACGTTAGTGGCAGCGGTGATCCGGGGCGACAGTCTGACCGTTGCCAATGTGGGAGACAGTCGGGCGTATCTCGTGCGCGCGCGTCGTGCCACCCAGATCACGCGTGACCACTCGCTGGTAGCCGAGCAGGTGGAGGCAGGTCTCTTGACGCCGGACGAGGCACGCGGGAGCTCGTATCGGAATGTGATCACGCGGGCACTCGGCTATCGACCTCGCGTCGATATCGACATTTTCGAAGTCCGGCTGATGAGCGATGATCGGATTGTCCTCACGACCGACGGTGTTCACGATGTGGTAAAGGACGACGAGATCGCATCTGTCGTGCTCGCTGAGTCGCCCGAACGTGCCGCTCGGACACTGGTGGAAAAGGCACTCGCCTCTGGCACGCAAGACAATGCAACAGCAGTCGTCGCCTGGCTCAAGCCAGCCGATCTACCGGTCGAACCGTCGCCGGCTGCAGAGGAATCCAGCAGCCGCTGGATGATCGTCCTGTTGATCATCGGTCTCCTCGTCTTCATCGCTCTGATCGGTGTCATTCTCGTCTTGGGCCCTGGTGGATGA
- the hisD gene encoding histidinol dehydrogenase: MTRTIRVIESIAEAERFLSRSRQMPTHLPAAVQERIRAVFGGDLTPLQVVERIIDDVRSQGDDAVRRYTLAFDGAHLDTFLATPEEFLRARRAITPELEAALRFARDRIVAFHRRAIPRSWIEFDETGAFGQLVRPVDRVGIYVPGGRAPLPSSLLMTAIPAQLAGVRDIVVCTPPGRDGTISPAVLAAAELLGIERVFKIGGAQAIAALAYGTQTVPAVDIVAGPGNLFVVLAKRLVYGDVGIDQLPGPTETLLIADEQADPVLCAADLLAQAEHDPLACAILITPARTLAHKVAQELERQLQQLDRSEIARAALEANGAIIIVPDLERAFDLANLFAPEHLCLLVRDPWRYLDRVRHAGGVFLGETSPEVIGDYTAGPSHVMPTGRTARFASPVTVQTFLKVTSLVAVAPKALEQLGSPALQLAMSEGLTAHAAAIEHRLERTRPD; the protein is encoded by the coding sequence ATGACGCGCACCATTCGCGTGATCGAGAGCATCGCTGAAGCCGAACGCTTCCTGTCCCGCTCCCGTCAAATGCCAACCCACCTCCCTGCCGCCGTGCAGGAACGCATCCGCGCCGTCTTCGGTGGCGATCTGACGCCGCTTCAGGTCGTCGAGCGAATCATCGACGATGTTCGTTCCCAGGGAGACGATGCTGTCCGCCGTTATACGCTCGCCTTCGATGGTGCTCATCTCGATACGTTTCTCGCCACTCCGGAAGAGTTCCTGCGAGCACGTCGAGCGATCACGCCTGAGCTCGAGGCAGCGCTCCGCTTCGCCCGCGACCGCATCGTGGCGTTTCATCGGCGAGCGATCCCGCGCTCCTGGATCGAGTTCGACGAAACGGGCGCCTTCGGACAGCTCGTGCGACCGGTCGATCGCGTCGGCATTTACGTGCCAGGCGGCCGAGCTCCGCTCCCCTCCTCGCTCCTCATGACCGCAATCCCGGCCCAACTAGCTGGTGTTCGTGACATTGTCGTCTGCACGCCACCAGGCCGCGACGGGACGATCTCGCCTGCTGTACTGGCCGCAGCGGAACTTCTCGGGATCGAACGCGTCTTCAAGATCGGCGGTGCCCAGGCGATCGCTGCACTGGCCTATGGCACACAGACGGTTCCAGCTGTCGATATCGTCGCCGGCCCGGGCAATCTCTTCGTCGTCCTCGCCAAAAGACTCGTGTACGGCGACGTCGGGATCGATCAGCTACCAGGGCCAACAGAAACATTGCTGATCGCTGACGAGCAGGCTGATCCGGTGCTCTGTGCGGCTGACTTGCTTGCCCAGGCTGAACACGATCCCCTGGCCTGCGCGATCTTGATCACTCCAGCGCGCACGCTTGCCCACAAAGTGGCGCAGGAACTGGAACGGCAGCTCCAGCAGCTGGACCGGAGCGAGATCGCTCGTGCTGCCTTGGAAGCGAATGGAGCCATCATCATCGTTCCTGATCTCGAGCGCGCCTTCGACCTGGCCAATCTCTTCGCGCCGGAACACCTCTGTCTGCTTGTCCGCGATCCCTGGCGCTATCTCGACCGGGTCCGTCATGCTGGTGGTGTCTTTCTCGGCGAGACTTCACCCGAGGTCATCGGCGATTACACCGCCGGCCCCAGTCACGTCATGCCGACCGGCCGGACCGCACGCTTCGCTTCACCTGTGACCGTACAGACGTTTCTGAAGGTGACGAGTCTCGTCGCGGTCGCACCGAAGGCGCTGGAACAGCTCGGAAGCCCCGCTCTTCAACTGGCCATGAGCGAGGGGCTCACTGCACATGCAGCTGCCATCGAGCATCGCCTGGAGCGCACGCGGCCTGATTGA
- the rpsO gene encoding 30S ribosomal protein S15 — protein MALYKAQKAAIIEQFRQHENDTGSTEVQVALLTERINILTEHLREHKHDYHSRRGLMKLVGQRRRLLRYLKRTDAQRYQALIQRLGLRG, from the coding sequence ATGGCGTTGTACAAGGCGCAAAAGGCAGCGATCATCGAACAGTTCCGTCAGCATGAGAACGACACCGGTTCGACCGAAGTGCAAGTCGCGCTGCTGACCGAACGGATCAACATCCTGACCGAGCACCTGCGCGAGCACAAGCATGACTATCATTCCCGGCGTGGACTGATGAAGCTGGTCGGTCAACGCCGACGCCTGCTGCGGTACTTGAAGCGGACCGATGCGCAACGATACCAGGCACTCATCCAACGACTCGGGCTCCGCGGATAA
- the ilvB gene encoding biosynthetic-type acetolactate synthase large subunit, protein MAIETKERRTVEEEPQREPQLGAHLVMQALVREGVEVIFGYPGGAILPVYDALPSYPIHHVLVRHEQSAAFAADGYARATGKVGVCMATSGPGATNLVTGIANAMMDSIPIVAITGQVPQSVIGMDAFQETDITGITLPITKYNMVIRSVEEIGPAIQKAFYLARSGRPGPVLIDIPKDVQLAKGYLAPRQELHLPGYRPTIVPHRRQIRRAAELIRQAERPLILAGHGIIISGATEELVRFAERTQIPVGLTLLGISGFPASHPLCLGMVGMHGLAHANRAIHEADLIIGIGMRFDDRVTGRPSEFAPHAKIIHIDIDPAEIGKVLKTEVPVVGDAREALRLLLEELEPLEHDDWLSAIRSWYRPIRTEPSGPDGALQPQYVIARLHALTEGKAIVTTDVGQHQMWTAQLYRCDIPKQWISSGGLGAMGFGVPSAMGAAIGRPDAEVWAVVGDGGVQMTLNEFATLVDEQLNVKVAIINNGYLGMVRQWQQLFHNRNYSETPISSPDYVLLGQAYRMAARRVTRPAEVDDAITWARSFRGPALIEFVVNQEENVFPMIPSGGSFRDMIDDYRIEGEW, encoded by the coding sequence ATGGCGATCGAGACGAAGGAACGACGAACGGTCGAGGAAGAGCCACAACGCGAACCGCAACTCGGTGCGCACTTGGTGATGCAGGCGCTGGTTCGCGAAGGGGTGGAAGTGATCTTCGGTTATCCCGGTGGGGCGATCCTCCCCGTCTACGATGCATTGCCGAGTTATCCGATCCATCATGTGCTCGTCCGTCATGAACAGTCGGCAGCGTTTGCCGCTGATGGCTACGCTCGGGCAACCGGCAAAGTCGGCGTTTGTATGGCAACCTCTGGCCCCGGCGCCACCAACCTCGTCACTGGGATCGCTAACGCGATGATGGATTCCATTCCCATCGTGGCGATCACGGGACAAGTGCCACAAAGCGTGATCGGGATGGACGCATTTCAAGAGACGGACATCACGGGGATCACCCTGCCCATCACCAAGTACAACATGGTCATCCGGAGTGTCGAAGAGATCGGGCCAGCCATTCAGAAAGCCTTTTACCTCGCGCGCAGCGGTCGGCCAGGGCCGGTTCTGATCGATATTCCCAAGGACGTGCAGCTGGCCAAGGGGTATTTGGCCCCCAGACAGGAATTGCATCTGCCTGGTTACCGACCGACCATCGTGCCGCATCGCCGACAAATCCGGCGGGCAGCGGAACTCATCCGGCAAGCCGAGCGCCCGCTCATCCTTGCCGGTCACGGCATCATCATCAGCGGTGCCACCGAAGAACTCGTTCGGTTCGCCGAACGGACACAGATTCCCGTCGGCTTGACACTCCTCGGGATCAGCGGTTTTCCCGCCTCTCACCCGCTCTGTCTCGGCATGGTCGGCATGCACGGACTCGCGCACGCCAATCGAGCGATCCACGAAGCGGACCTCATCATCGGCATCGGCATGCGTTTCGATGACCGCGTGACGGGTCGACCGAGCGAATTCGCGCCACACGCGAAGATCATCCATATCGATATCGACCCTGCGGAAATCGGCAAAGTCCTCAAGACCGAAGTGCCGGTGGTGGGCGATGCCCGCGAGGCCCTGCGGTTGTTGCTCGAGGAACTCGAACCGCTCGAGCACGACGACTGGCTCAGCGCGATCCGCAGTTGGTACCGACCGATCCGCACCGAGCCCTCGGGACCCGACGGAGCTCTGCAGCCGCAATACGTGATCGCCCGGCTCCATGCCCTAACCGAGGGAAAGGCGATCGTGACGACCGACGTCGGTCAGCATCAGATGTGGACGGCCCAGCTCTACCGCTGCGACATTCCCAAACAGTGGATCAGCTCGGGCGGATTGGGTGCTATGGGCTTCGGTGTGCCGTCAGCGATGGGCGCAGCGATCGGGCGACCGGATGCCGAAGTGTGGGCGGTTGTCGGCGACGGCGGCGTCCAGATGACGCTCAACGAGTTCGCCACGCTCGTGGACGAGCAACTCAACGTCAAAGTGGCCATTATCAACAACGGGTATCTCGGTATGGTACGGCAATGGCAACAGTTGTTCCACAACCGCAATTACTCCGAGACGCCCATCTCCAGCCCGGACTACGTTTTGCTGGGCCAGGCCTACCGCATGGCGGCCCGTCGCGTGACACGACCTGCTGAGGTCGACGACGCGATCACTTGGGCACGCTCGTTCCGCGGCCCAGCTCTCATCGAGTTCGTGGTGAACCAGGAAGAGAACGTGTTCCCGATGATTCCATCGGGGGGATCGTTCCGCGACATGATCGACGATTACCGGATCGAGGGGGAATGGTGA